The Eleutherodactylus coqui strain aEleCoq1 chromosome 13, aEleCoq1.hap1, whole genome shotgun sequence genome includes a window with the following:
- the ZNF750 gene encoding zinc finger protein 750, translating to MSVLKERKPKKPHYIPRPPGKPFKYKCFQCPFTCNEKSHLFNHMKYGLCKNSITLVTEQDRAVKSPKSNVAESKQPSSERFVKCTPVVANGQLDSKAHHDITREDLKDTVDFKNRETNDYMEKSINHKDIAVRSPTEQSPVSKANGFEGVLRPSAFMPVREHRYLNGTERSHLPEIIPPMGTVKAVHSEASAFQRLPTLWKTGELVPPELGPKSTIPHYIRPMVPEYKYYETGVPGSLPCMYDPSMLSVYGSPDNRLFRPHPIQSSGLSLSKPLNPSIDYRLIHPFQQNSAMQYGFYRPAEHPFLPYGLKLTHGLTKASTTATMDNVSFLYPTSSPPLYYPLDPAQKQVDSQKDVLLGQDEHKHEGESLKMSPRAASAATGSPGRPSPTNFTQNSQGFEGIFDLSSKSTSMLGKWDSVGQNPTAFKPVRKNPNSQSSQSRGDSPCSENEEGLSTAESITEDRDASMSSEDDTFAPLNLSKKAELETETQPEKPTDTDFMEQDMPLNLSVKDMGRKDSEEGSPSQRSLSPSIDSVTMADVKALMENCDEQKQSAAVALCQLASYSPTPAARAVEEDNFETQVAKPEQSAVNSPGERREVSHSKPKGQKRGNPKEVVKMTTKKTKTSDYNRVFTLRKRQRMS from the exons ATGTCTGTATTAAAGGAGCGTAAGCCAAAGAAGCCACATTACATTCCAAGACCTCCTGGAAAGCCATTCAAATACAAGTGCTTCCAATGTCCATTCACCTGCAACGAGAAATCTCATCTCTTCAACCACATGAAGTATGGGCTTTGCAAAAACTCAATCACTCTAGTTACAGAGCAAGATCGAGCAGTCAAGAGCCCAAAGTCGAATGTTGCGGAGTCCAAACAACCGTCCTCTGAGAGGTTTGTGAAGTGTACACCTGTTGTGGCCAATGGACAGCTCGACTCTAAAGCtcatcatgacatcacaagggaagATCTCAAAGACACTGTGGACTTTAAAAATAGGGAAACTAATGATTATATGGAAAAGTCAATCAACCACAAAGATATTGCCGTACGTTCACCAACCGAGCAGAGCCCAGTTTCAAAGGCCAATGGTTTTGAAGGGGTTCTGAGGCCATCAGCCTTTATGCCAGTTAGAGAACATCGATATCTGAATGGTACAGAGAGAAGCCACTTGCCAGAAATCATTCCACCAATGGGTACAGTTAAAGCAGTCCATAGTGAGGCGTCTGCTTTCCAAAGGTTACCGACCCTATGGAAAACTGGAGAACTAGTTCCACCCGAGCTTGGTCCAAAGTCAACAATCCCCCATTACATCCGTCCAATGGTACCGGAATACAAATATTATGAGACTGGGGTGCCAGGTAGCCTCCCGTGCATGTATGATCCATCAATGCTATCAGTGTATGGTTCTCCAGACAACAGACTCTTCCGTCCTCATCCCATTCAATCTTCAGGACTCTCCTTGTCAAAACCATTAAACCCATCGATAGATTATAGACTAATACATCCATTCCAGCAAAACTCAGCCATGCAGTATGGCTTCTACAGACCGGCTGAACATCCCTTTTTACCTTATGGCCTCAAGTTAACACATGGCCTGACCAAAGCCTCCACAACAGCAACTATGGACAATGTATCTTTCTTGTACCCAACATCAAGCCCACCACTTTATTATCCCTTAGACCCAGCTCAGAAGCAAGTGGACAGCCAAAAGGATGTGCTACTCGGCCAAGACGAGCATAAACATGAAGGAGAGAGCCTCAAGATGAGTCCACGGGCTGCTAGTGCTGCTACTGGCTCTCCTGGCAGACCGAGTCCAACAAACTTCACTCAGAACAGTCAAGGTTTTGAAGGAATCTTTGACCTTTCCAGCAAATCTACCTCTATGTTAGGAAAGTGGGACAGTGTAGGACAAAACCCTACAGCTTTCAAGCCGGTGAGGAAGAATCCAAACTCCCAATcatcacagagcagaggagatTCTCCATG CTCTGAGAATGAAGAGGGCTTGTCCACCGCGGAGAGCATTACTGAGGACCGTGACGCATCAATGAGCAGTGAAGACGATACATTTGCACCGCTTAACCTCTCCAAAAAAGCAGAGTTGGAAACAGAGACTCAACCAGAAAAACCAACCGACACTGACTTTATGGAGCAAGACATGCCTCTGAACCTATCCGTCAAAGACATGGGAAGGAAAGACAGTGAAGAAGGTTCTCCAAGCCAGAGATCGCTTTCACCAAGTATAGACAGTGTCACCATGGCTGATGTGAAGGCACTAATGGAGAACTGTGATGAGCAAAAGCAATCAGCGGCAGTGGCCCTTTGCCAACTGGCATCATACAGCCCCACTCCAGCCGCCCGGGCGGTTGAGGAGGACAATTTTGAGACACAGGTGGCTAAACCAGAGCAATCAGCTGTGAACTCTCCAGGTGAGCGGAGAGAAGTAAGCCATAGCAAACCGAAGGGTCAGAAAAGGGGAAACCCCAAAGAGGTGGTCAAAATGAccactaaaaaaacaaaaacatctgactaCAACAGAGTCTTTACCTTGCGGAAGAGGCAAAGGATGTCTTAG